The following are encoded together in the Mesoterricola sediminis genome:
- a CDS encoding O-antigen ligase family protein: MIRVHLVLLSAVCAAVYQERLVLKLATGGRGMVLIMDLLMPLFAFFAVALPFRGELVRMARNTRFWAFFPFLLLAFLLPLLGVAFMHFPARSAYTSYTALLPMAYLAFGYIGAGMDARVATWARRYLLLAVVSQMGLALIQSLGELGSLPSFLGWIREWDLAFKDTYQPDNLIMGRSTGFYLNPNSLGIWALLAFWTCFHALEGRARTVGTVAAALTVLLCQSRGSLAALLASGFLYAVIWMKDHATRRERLKATLLAVMLAAPLAVAFLPGVGDAFLGRAQDLPYVGPAVARYTSGARILSQGAKADENFQERTEYWRIAFDYLANHPFGSLGSPEMVIKRPSDNQYVAILEQGSFYYEAALLAVFLAAITQLRSRSRASRALATAALAYAINGISAVPFQYSASHPFWILVGVYLAEREAREPAEEDLP; this comes from the coding sequence ATGATCCGCGTCCACCTCGTCCTCCTCAGCGCCGTGTGCGCCGCCGTCTACCAGGAGCGGCTGGTGCTGAAGCTCGCCACCGGCGGGCGCGGCATGGTGCTGATCATGGACCTGCTGATGCCGCTGTTCGCGTTCTTCGCCGTGGCCCTGCCCTTCCGCGGGGAACTGGTCCGGATGGCCCGCAACACGCGGTTCTGGGCCTTCTTCCCCTTCCTGCTCCTGGCCTTCCTCCTGCCGCTCCTGGGCGTGGCCTTCATGCACTTCCCGGCCCGCTCCGCCTACACCTCGTACACCGCCCTCCTGCCCATGGCCTACCTGGCCTTCGGCTACATCGGGGCGGGCATGGACGCGCGGGTCGCCACCTGGGCCCGGCGCTACCTGCTGCTGGCCGTCGTCTCCCAGATGGGCCTGGCCCTGATCCAGAGCCTGGGGGAGCTGGGCTCCCTGCCCAGCTTCCTCGGCTGGATCCGGGAGTGGGATCTGGCCTTCAAGGACACCTACCAGCCCGACAACCTGATCATGGGCCGGTCCACGGGCTTCTACCTGAATCCCAACTCCCTGGGCATCTGGGCCCTGCTGGCCTTCTGGACCTGCTTCCACGCCCTGGAGGGCCGCGCCCGCACCGTGGGCACCGTGGCCGCCGCCCTGACGGTGCTCCTCTGCCAGTCCCGCGGCTCCCTCGCCGCGCTCCTCGCCAGTGGCTTCCTCTACGCCGTGATCTGGATGAAGGACCACGCCACCCGCAGGGAACGCCTGAAGGCCACCCTGCTGGCCGTGATGCTGGCGGCCCCCCTGGCCGTGGCCTTCCTCCCCGGGGTCGGCGACGCCTTCCTGGGCCGGGCCCAGGACCTGCCCTACGTGGGGCCCGCGGTGGCGCGCTACACCTCCGGCGCCCGCATCCTGAGCCAGGGCGCCAAGGCCGACGAGAACTTCCAGGAGCGCACCGAATACTGGCGCATCGCCTTCGACTACCTGGCCAACCACCCCTTCGGGTCCCTCGGTTCCCCCGAGATGGTCATCAAGCGCCCCTCCGACAATCAGTACGTGGCCATCCTGGAGCAGGGCAGCTTCTACTACGAAGCCGCCCTCCTCGCCGTGTTCCTGGCCGCCATCACCCAGCTCCGCAGCCGGAGCCGGGCCTCCCGGGCCCTGGCCACGGCGGCCCTGGCCTACGCCATCAACGGCATCAGCGCCGTCCCCTTCCAGTACTCCGCCTCCCACCCCTTCTGGATCCTGGTGGGGGTGTACCTGGCGGAACGGGAGGCGCGGGAGCCCGCCGAGGAGGACCTGCCGTGA